The following coding sequences lie in one Cannabis sativa cultivar Pink pepper isolate KNU-18-1 chromosome 5, ASM2916894v1, whole genome shotgun sequence genomic window:
- the LOC133038143 gene encoding uncharacterized protein LOC133038143 produces the protein MPLNCILEVELFDVWGIDFMGPFPPSFGNLYILVVVDYVSNWVEAIASPTNDAKVVMKFLHRNVFTRFGTPRALISDEGTHFVNKVLAAFLAKYSVKHKIATAYHPQTNGQAEISNREIKGILEKAMKKVVEVKEFSIGQKN, from the exons ATGCCACTAAATTGCATTTTGGAGgttgaattgtttgatgtttggGGCATTGACTTTATGGGGCCATTCCCTCCATCTTTCGGGAATCTTTACATATTGGTGGTCGTAGATTATGTTTCCAACTGGGTGGAAGCAATAGCTAGTCCAACTAATGATGCCAAGGTGGTGATGAAATTTTTGCATAGGAATGTTTTCACAAGATTTGGGACACCAAGAGCGTTGATTAGTGATGAAGGGACACACTTTGTGAACAAAGTCTTGGCTGCCTTTTTAGCCAAGTATAGTGTGAAGCACAAAATAGCCACCGCTTATCACCCACAGACCAACGGGCAAGCTGAAATTTCCAATAGAGAAATCAAAGGAATTCTTGAAAAAGCG ATGAAGAAGGTTGTGGAAGTGAAGGAATTTTCAATTGGGCAAAagaattaa
- the LOC133038144 gene encoding uncharacterized protein LOC133038144, with amino-acid sequence MQCLSTVVYRISVNGNLSTSITLTRGIRQGDLLSSYLFLLVVEGLSATIRAKEKIHQFTALNICKDAPIISHLFFVDESILFTLVTTASSAAIKDMLFSYHKATGQTINLAKSSIMFSPNTSHDSQDLFRTSLGLGSEGFISKYLGVPHCTSRSSNSHFHYFVQKVASKLNIWDGNFFSRAGKETLIKAVVQAIPSYAINCFKLPNSTYLTIQKAISKFWWGSYTNKGKIHWNQGPSLCTSKFHGGLGFRSLQNHNQALIAKQAWRIWSNPS; translated from the coding sequence ATGCAATGTCTCTCAACTGTGGTATATCGTATATCTGTTAATGGCAATCTTTCCACAAGTATCACTCTTACCAGAGGTATAAGACAAGGGGACCTTCTGTCATCTTACCTTTTTCTCCTGGTTGTTGAGGGTCTTTCTGCTACTATTAGGGCTAAGGAGAAAATTCATCAATTTACTGCCCTTAACATTTGTAAAGATGCCCCCATTATCTCTCACCTTTTCTTTGTCGATGAAAGTATACTCTTCACTCTTGTCACCACTGCTTCTAGTGCTGCCATTAAGGATATGTTGTTCTCTTACCACAAAGCCACTGGCCAAACTATCAACCTTGCTAAATCTTCAATCATGTTCTCCCCTAACACCTCTCATGATTCCCAAGACCTCTTTAGAACTTCCCTTGGTCTAGGCAGTGAAGGTTTCATAAGCAAATATCTCGGAGTTCCTCATTGCACTAGCAGAAGTTCCAACTCTCACTTCCATTATTTTGTTCAAAAAGTGGCCTCAAAATTAAACATTTGGGATGGAAACTTTTTCTCTAGAGCTGGCAAAGAAACCCTCATCAAAGCTGTGGTTCAGGCTATACCATCTTATGCTATTAACTGTTTCAAACTGCCCAATTCTACCTACCTCACTATTCAAAAAGCCATCTCTAAATTCTGGTGGGGTTCCTACACTAATAAGGGTAAAATACATTGGAATCAGGGGCCTTCTTTATGCACATCAAAATTCCATGGTGGTCTTGGCTTTAGGTCTCTTCAAAATCATAATCAAGCTCTCATTGCCAAGCAAGCTTGGAGAATTTGGTCCAACCCTTCATGA